GAATTGGCGGTTTTTGGAGTCggatgaaagaaaaaggaaagattGCTCGCGATACCTGGGATACCTTATCTGCAGCAATGGATGCTAAGCTTAGTATTGATCAAATGCAAAAACTTGAGAGTAAAGCGGATGAAGCTACTACGCCCGAAGAACGTGCAAAATTAGAAATGGATATTACAGGGAAAGTTTTGCGTGCCAGTTGGTGTGGCGCTCGATACGATATTCAAGGTGTTTTACGAGATGCTTGCAACAATCTTTTACGAAAGAGTGTACCTGTCGACTTGAGAATGAAGCGTGCATACGCTCTTCTCGAAATTGGCACCGTTTTTAGTCAGGTAGAAGCTGATCCTGATGATCCTCATAGAGTATTTGAGAATCTTATCTTAGAAGataagaagaagaaaaaaaaaaggaataaggAAAACGTTGCCAAAGAACCCCCTAAAACTTAAAAACCAGTCAGAATCCTTTAAGTCCTTGAAGCCTTGTTTTCCCATCGATTATTTCATGTTTGCTACATAACAAGCTTAGAATAGTTAACTCTAATTTTCCCCAttaaatattattttgaatatatatGCTAAAGCTTAATTACGCTCAGAATACTGTACATAATATCTTGGTTCTGGTATCGAAAGTCGACGGTGCTTTTCCATTAACAAACGTTCTGAATGACTTCCGCTCACCAAAGATTCAATCGCTGCTCGTAGTGTGCAACTAAAATCTTTGATTTGGATTTCGGTTTTTATGTCCGTCACAGAACGTTCTTGAGTAGGCTTGTATACATGGAAAAGCAACTTCAATGCATCCAAAGTTTTCGTAGAAGTATTAAACATATGCGAAAGTACAGAGCCGCGCGGTAGTATCCATTGTTGTTCAGGGGCTTCCTTGAGTTGGAAAACGATATCGAAATGCTGACGAACTGTCTTTCTGTCATTGAGAAGACTGTTTACGAACTCGTCTTTGTCATGTTGATTTAGCGTTAGAGTTATGCGTTTACGAGGTGGTTTTTTGGCACGTCGTGGTGATGGAAAAGTGCTAGGTCCTATAAGCTCGTTATGAAGAAGGATGCACTGTTCAGGAGTCCCTAGCCCCtttgctatttttttcaaaatattcattATCGTAGGGTCTTGCTGAGCTCGGATTCGTAGATGCTGCAGCGATTCATCAGTAACTAAAGGCTCGACAGGTTCTCCAGGTGTATTTTCATAATCTTCGGGTTTCTTAGGGGACGGGGGTCTATATTGAGGAGGTGGTAGTAAATCTTTCTCGTAgtctctctctttttcatcgACATCCTCTACTCCTGTATCCATCAATGAAGCTTGTCGTTTAAGGCTTGGTCTATAGTCTAAACCATTATACTGAGGATTCACATATGATATGTTTGGGGCATTGAAGGGTTCTTTATCAGTATTAGAATAATGTACAAATGTAAATCTGGTATCTTCAAATCGAAGAGGACCGACGCATAAAGTGGCAGATCCCAAAGACCTGTGATGAGGATAGAGAATACCACCGGAAAGGTAATGGTTTTCCCTAGGAGAGAAcctttcaaaaagatttccGTTTATAACTGACTCCCGGCTTTTCTTGAGGGCACTGAAGAGTATCCTGATGTTTGATtagctttaaaaaatacgGCGCTACACACGAGACTTACCTAGGATGATAGCCTTTTTCTAAAGAGCTATTAAAAGCATCACTAGCTCTTGGGAGTAGTAAAAAATTTGAGCTCACAATCGCTTCAAGCTTTAAAGACTCTGATTCTTCGCGTTCTTTCACCACTTCATCATTTCCTGAATAAATACTCTCATCCATACTCATTTTTTAAcattaaatttttcttttgtatgaCTAAATTCCCAGTAAAATCGACATAATTGATTTGGTTAAATCAAACAACCTTTCAAGCAGTGGATAGTGCAGAAGAAAGGAGTACATCAAACTCTAAGATTACCGCATTAGTAAAACACAAGATCAATGCGAGAAGCAAGGTATGTTGTTAGGTTTACTATAAAAGTTTTACAAATGTATGCAAATAATGGAGTTCACTAGACTTAAGAGAAAATGTTATCGGGTACCATTTATATCATGAGAGATGTGGAATGAATTAttgcaaagaaaagcaaataatgGCAACTGTATTACTGCTACAGataaagaatgaagaagTGGCGATGAGTATTTTAAACGACATGATTTTAGATTGCTATAAAACAGGAACTCATTACGATTCATTGTATACAGAAAGAGCTTTATCCAATATATGAGCTGCTGCAATCGCAGCAATTGAACTGAAGGCTTGGGGACTATTACCCAAGGACTCACTGGACAGGGAACATTGTTCTGAATAAATAGATAAATGACTTGAATAACGAGCCAAGTCCTCAAACATACTTACAGCGGTGGAAATAAGCTTTGGATATCCTCGACAACCTGCCATTGCTAGTGCTTCTACTAGCCAAAAACATACCATTATAAAAGCACCTTCATCACCTCCTACGCCATCTTCGTATGCAAAGTTATTGTATCGGAATATTAATCCGTTACTCATTAACCCGTTTCTTTCCAACGGCTTCATGATGTTATCCATAGTGCTAAGGAAGCGAGGATCTGTCGGTGAAATAAATGACACCAAAGGCATAACGAGAACACTGGCATCCAGAATATTGATAGTTTCAAAAGACTGAGCAAAAAATCCGCCATCTGCATTGTAGCCTAATTTCATAATAGtttcataaatttcatCTCTGGTATCCATCCATTTCGTTCTTTTGGGGCATGGAAGAGATCTACTAAAAGCAATGCGGAGCGCCCTATCCAAGGCCACCCAGAGcataatttttgaatacagaaaatttttctcttgtcCACGCACTTCCCATATGCTTTTGTCAGGTCGTTTCCAATTGTCACATACGTATTCGCATATATCTCGAACTTCTAACCACAAATCGTAAGCTATTGGTTGGCATTTTTTATCGTAAAGATATATAGCATCCATTAGTTCTCCATAAATATCGAGTTGAAGGTGGCTAACAGCACCATTTCCTATACGAACAGGTCGAGAATCATAGTATCCACGCAAATGGCTTAGTTCTTTCTCCTCAAGGCCATCGCTATCTCCTCGAATAGAGTAAACGACATTGATCCCCCCGTCcgcattcttttctttcaatatGTGGTATATGAATGACATATATTCAACGGCTTCAGCTCGGAATCCAAGTTGTGCCAAGGCATAAATTGTAAAAGCAGAGTCGCGAATCCAAGTAAATCGGTAATCCCAATTTCTTACACCGCCCAAGTCTTCTGGTAACGAAAACGTGGGACTCGCGACAACTGCACCCGTAGGTTCGTAAATCAATAGTTTCAGGGTAAGGGCATTTCTCTGGACAAATTCCCTGTAGCGACCAGTATAAGTACACTGTTGAATCCATGCTCTCCAGTATCTTTTAGTCGAATCTTCAAGTTTGTCAACCAAATTCGTTGTTATATTATCCACGCTAGGACCAAATTGGTCTTGTCGAAATACAAATGTTATCTCCTGACcttcttctatttctaaATAGCAGGTAACACCTCCGCCTTCAACGAGTCTTTCTGACGGACGAGTAACTTCCATAGGAATTGCGATATCATCTTCTGTTGGAATAACgtccaaaatgaaatgagGAGATTCAGAAGCAGGAAAGAACTCAGCCTGAAGGTAATTGTTAAGTTTCGTGATCTTAGTTTCGTGATTTTCTGTTGCATAATTGAATGCTGGAAAGCATTCGAGTTTAATGCGAGCACTACCTCTGATACAGCAAACCCTTCTAATAAGCCAAGGATATAGTGGCTCGTAATCTTCCCACTGTCGATGAAAAAAGTCAAGCAGTCGAACAACACCACGCTCAGAATAAAACTTTGTATGTAGCACGTTCGTTGAAGGTTCATACATTTG
The nucleotide sequence above comes from Schizosaccharomyces osmophilus chromosome 3, complete sequence. Encoded proteins:
- a CDS encoding glucan 1,4-alpha-glucosidase; its protein translation is MPPHSRLSYGAENYSPREIDNHGFVGNMHTSAMVSVDGSVEMMCWPQFDSPSVFARILDARAGHFSITPVEESSCKQMYEPSTNVLHTKFYSERGVVRLLDFFHRQWEDYEPLYPWLIRRVCCIRGSARIKLECFPAFNYATENHETKITKLNNYLQAEFFPASESPHFILDVIPTEDDIAIPMEVTRPSERLVEGGGVTCYLEIEEGQEITFVFRQDQFGPSVDNITTNLVDKLEDSTKRYWRAWIQQCTYTGRYREFVQRNALTLKLLIYEPTGAVVASPTFSLPEDLGGVRNWDYRFTWIRDSAFTIYALAQLGFRAEAVEYMSFIYHILKEKNADGGINVVYSIRGDSDGLEEKELSHLRGYYDSRPVRIGNGAVSHLQLDIYGELMDAIYLYDKKCQPIAYDLWLEVRDICEYVCDNWKRPDKSIWEVRGQEKNFLYSKIMLWVALDRALRIAFSRSLPCPKRTKWMDTRDEIYETIMKLGYNADGGFFAQSFETINILDASVLVMPLVSFISPTDPRFLSTMDNIMKPLERNGLMSNGLIFRYNNFAYEDGVGGDEGAFIMVCFWLVEALAMAGCRGYPKLISTAVSMFEDLARYSSHLSIYSEQCSLSSESLGNSPQAFSSIAAIAAAHILDKALSVYNES
- the swc3 gene encoding Swr1 complex subunit Swc3, whose product is MSMDESIYSGNDEVVKEREESESLKLEAIVSSNFLLLPRASDAFNSSLEKGYHPRILFSALKKSRESVINGNLFERFSPRENHYLSGGILYPHHRSLGSATLCVGPLRFEDTRFTFVHYSNTDKEPFNAPNISYVNPQYNGLDYRPSLKRQASLMDTGVEDVDEKERDYEKDLLPPPQYRPPSPKKPEDYENTPGEPVEPLVTDESLQHLRIRAQQDPTIMNILKKIAKGLGTPEQCILLHNELIGPSTFPSPRRAKKPPRKRITLTLNQHDKDEFVNSLLNDRKTVRQHFDIVFQLKEAPEQQWILPRGSVLSHMFNTSTKTLDALKLLFHVYKPTQERSVTDIKTEIQIKDFSCTLRAAIESLVSGSHSERLLMEKHRRLSIPEPRYYVQYSERN